A stretch of the Clostridium botulinum genome encodes the following:
- a CDS encoding GNAT family N-acetyltransferase, which yields MIKVKRNILIAEQFNNLVKSVGWKVNSNEQVNRALQNSLYTVFILYNNEIIGMGRMLGDKSMSYFIRDVVVLPEYQGQGIGRKIIQDMMSFIKETNLKGCKCCIELTSASGKEEFYEKFGFQKRPCETSGAGMFLMMSNE from the coding sequence ATGATTAAAGTAAAAAGAAATATTCTAATAGCAGAGCAGTTTAATAATTTAGTAAAAAGTGTTGGATGGAAAGTGAATTCTAATGAACAAGTGAATAGAGCATTACAAAACTCGTTATATACGGTTTTTATATTATATAATAATGAAATAATTGGTATGGGAAGAATGTTAGGGGATAAGAGTATGTCATATTTCATACGAGATGTTGTAGTTTTACCTGAATATCAAGGACAAGGAATAGGAAGAAAAATTATTCAAGATATGATGTCATTTATTAAAGAAACTAACTTAAAAGGATGCAAATGTTGTATAGAACTTACTAGTGCTTCTGGAAAAGAGGAATTTTATGAGAAATTTGGATTTCAAAAAAGACCATGTGAGACTAGTGGAGCAGGTATGTTTTTAATGATGAGTAATGAATAA
- a CDS encoding class I SAM-dependent methyltransferase: protein MKNLLFLLQYITKPRTTGAIIPSSKYLAEKMINKIDFDNAQYIVEYGPGTGVFTNELIKRKKQNTIVLLIEYNSNFYNNLQKEYKDIDNLHIVHGSVENIDKYLQDFNIPYIDYVVSGLPFASLPKNISSTILEKTNTLLKKDGKFITFQYTLFMKKYINQYFSSINIKKEYRNIPPAYVLNCSNE from the coding sequence ATGAAAAATTTATTATTTCTACTGCAATACATAACTAAACCTAGAACAACAGGTGCAATAATACCAAGTTCAAAATATCTTGCTGAAAAAATGATTAATAAAATTGATTTTGATAATGCTCAATATATAGTAGAATATGGTCCAGGTACAGGTGTATTTACTAATGAACTTATAAAACGAAAAAAGCAAAACACTATTGTTTTGCTTATAGAATATAATTCTAACTTTTATAATAATCTTCAAAAAGAATATAAAGATATAGATAATTTACATATCGTTCATGGCTCAGTAGAAAACATTGATAAATATTTACAAGATTTTAATATACCTTATATAGACTATGTTGTATCAGGCCTTCCCTTTGCTAGTTTACCTAAAAATATATCCTCTACTATATTAGAAAAAACTAACACACTACTTAAAAAAGATGGTAAATTTATAACTTTTCAGTATACACTATTTATGAAAAAATATATAAATCAATATTTCTCTTCTATAAATATAAAAAAAGAATACAGAAATATACCACCAGCTTATGTATTAAACTGTAGTAATGAATAA
- a CDS encoding trypsin-like serine protease, which produces MNKLCNIDEKILSICNCNYDYFFKNPNVVGIGLGYKITNGFCTHKKCIKVFVKSKISSNSLSNETLIPQSYEGIETDITSTGIFESSSFTSRIRPVLGGYSVGPRTIPQSGTAGCLVRNGTDYYLLSTNHVLTDENTVPLGTTIVQPGINDGGRASRDAIGKLSKFIPLIHITPTTRPENFVDCAIAKLSRRSILSPNIAVIGKLNGTHPPILESHVEKSGRTSELTLGQITSLGTTIKVNLPRGQCLFKHQIIATKMSEKGDSGAILVDSNNFAIGLLIGSSTCNSIFNPIDSVLHSLNVTLVTS; this is translated from the coding sequence GTGAATAAACTTTGCAACATAGATGAGAAAATACTTTCTATTTGTAATTGTAATTATGACTACTTTTTTAAAAATCCTAATGTAGTTGGAATAGGCTTAGGTTATAAAATTACTAATGGATTCTGTACTCATAAAAAATGTATTAAAGTATTTGTAAAATCTAAAATTTCTTCTAATAGCTTATCAAATGAAACCTTAATCCCTCAATCTTATGAAGGAATAGAAACTGACATAACGTCAACTGGTATTTTTGAATCATCTTCATTTACTTCTAGAATTCGCCCGGTACTGGGTGGATATAGTGTTGGTCCACGTACTATTCCCCAAAGTGGTACAGCTGGATGTTTAGTACGAAATGGTACAGATTATTACTTGTTAAGTACTAATCACGTACTTACTGATGAAAATACTGTACCATTAGGAACTACCATAGTTCAACCAGGTATTAATGATGGAGGAAGAGCTTCTAGAGATGCTATTGGAAAACTTTCAAAATTTATACCATTAATTCATATAACCCCTACTACTAGACCAGAAAATTTTGTGGATTGTGCAATTGCTAAGTTATCAAGAAGATCTATTTTATCACCTAATATAGCTGTTATTGGAAAATTAAATGGAACACATCCACCTATTTTAGAATCACATGTTGAAAAATCCGGAAGAACATCTGAATTAACTTTAGGTCAAATAACTTCATTAGGCACTACTATCAAAGTTAATCTTCCAAGAGGTCAGTGTTTATTTAAACATCAGATAATTGCTACTAAGATGTCTGAAAAAGGTGATTCAGGAGCTATATTAGTTGACTCTAACAATTTTGCAATAGGATTACTTATCGGTAGTTCTACTTGTAATTCTATTTTTAATCCTATAGATTCAGTTTTACACAGCTTAAATGTAACTCTTGTAACTAGTTAA
- a CDS encoding helix-turn-helix domain-containing protein: MKELTSIIGTNLRTIRNKKNMTLDNVSKLTGVSKAMLGQIERGESNPTVSTLWKISTGLKVSFSSFIDDSNENLKIIYQDKIDPIIEDSSRMKLYPIFPFDAKKNFEVFTVELEPNCNHISSPHDYGVEEYIIVTEGALKLTINDKIFMLNKGHSISFKGNNQHSYENTSKSKSIFQNIMLYSK, encoded by the coding sequence ATGAAAGAATTAACTTCAATTATTGGCACTAATTTAAGAACTATACGAAATAAAAAAAATATGACTTTAGATAATGTATCTAAATTGACAGGTGTTAGTAAAGCCATGTTAGGTCAAATAGAACGTGGTGAATCTAATCCAACGGTATCTACATTATGGAAAATATCAACTGGACTAAAGGTTTCCTTTTCATCATTTATTGATGATTCAAATGAAAATTTAAAAATTATATATCAAGATAAAATCGATCCAATAATAGAAGATAGTAGTAGAATGAAGTTATATCCTATATTCCCTTTTGATGCTAAAAAAAATTTTGAAGTATTCACTGTTGAATTAGAGCCAAATTGTAATCATATATCTTCTCCCCATGATTACGGAGTTGAAGAATATATTATAGTTACTGAAGGTGCATTAAAACTAACTATTAATGATAAAATATTTATGCTAAATAAAGGACATTCCATAAGTTTTAAAGGAAATAATCAACATTCCTATGAAAACACAAGTAAATCTAAATCAATTTTTCAAAATATAATGTTATATTCTAAATAA
- a CDS encoding DMT family transporter, with protein sequence MKKAILLGISSAFFFSFTFVLNSKMNISGGSWIWSASLRYIFMLPILHIIMILRNESTYVIKDILKRPTKWLLWSTIGFGLFYAPLSFSSVYSPSWVVSSTWQITIIAGILLSPLFYEHIKTEKEVLKKRNKIPKKSLIMSLIILIGVFLIQFQQKGQGSMFRSLIGIIPIVIAALSYPLGNRKMMEVCDGKFNTFQRVYGMTIASMPFFIFLSVFGLLKIGMPQKQQIVQSLLVAIFSGIIATILFFKATDLVKENSHKLAAVEATQSGEVIFTLLGEILVLHGKLPTIVGLIGIFLVVIGMGLNSFLANEKS encoded by the coding sequence ATGAAAAAAGCAATTTTACTAGGAATATCATCAGCATTTTTCTTTTCATTTACATTTGTATTAAATAGTAAAATGAATATTTCGGGGGGAAGCTGGATTTGGAGTGCATCTTTAAGATATATATTTATGTTACCAATTTTACATATAATCATGATTTTAAGAAATGAAAGTACATATGTTATAAAGGATATTTTAAAAAGGCCTACTAAATGGTTGCTTTGGAGTACTATTGGTTTTGGACTATTTTATGCACCATTAAGTTTTTCATCGGTTTATAGTCCATCATGGGTAGTTTCATCAACGTGGCAGATTACAATAATAGCAGGTATACTTTTATCACCATTATTTTATGAGCATATTAAGACAGAAAAAGAAGTTTTAAAAAAGAGGAATAAGATTCCTAAAAAATCTTTGATAATGTCTTTAATAATTTTAATAGGAGTGTTTTTAATTCAATTTCAACAAAAAGGACAAGGATCTATGTTTAGAAGTTTAATTGGAATAATCCCAATAGTTATTGCTGCACTTTCATATCCACTTGGAAATCGTAAAATGATGGAGGTATGTGATGGTAAATTTAATACATTTCAAAGAGTATATGGTATGACAATAGCAAGTATGCCGTTCTTTATATTTTTATCTGTATTTGGATTATTAAAGATAGGTATGCCACAGAAACAGCAAATAGTACAATCTTTATTAGTAGCTATTTTTTCAGGAATTATAGCTACAATATTATTTTTTAAAGCAACGGATTTAGTTAAAGAAAATTCTCATAAACTAGCTGCAGTTGAGGCTACTCAGTCAGGGGAGGTTATATTTACTTTATTAGGAGAGATTTTAGTATTACATGGTAAATTACCAACGATAGTTGGTTTAATAGGAATATTTCTTGTGGTTATTGGAATGGGGTTAAATAGTTTTCTAGCAAATGAGAAAAGTTAA
- a CDS encoding four-helix bundle copper-binding protein: MGNVVSNQKYQTCIDICLECSEVCEWCSNCCLNEPDPKAMVCCIKLDSDCADMCTLAAKFMARDSQFAKQLCSLCAQICKCCGEECAKHPNDHCKNCANICNRCATECENMSK, translated from the coding sequence ATGGGTAATGTAGTATCTAATCAAAAATATCAGACATGCATTGATATTTGCCTAGAATGTTCCGAAGTATGTGAATGGTGCTCTAATTGTTGCCTCAATGAGCCTGATCCAAAGGCTATGGTATGTTGCATAAAATTAGATAGCGATTGCGCTGATATGTGTACTCTTGCAGCTAAATTTATGGCTAGAGATAGCCAATTTGCAAAACAACTATGCTCATTATGTGCTCAAATTTGTAAATGCTGTGGAGAAGAATGTGCTAAACACCCTAATGATCATTGTAAAAATTGTGCTAACATTTGCAATCGTTGTGCTACTGAATGTGAAAACATGTCTAAATAG
- a CDS encoding DUF4300 family protein yields the protein MKHQNTRMKKTLTIAFSVLICISLMGCKSSKVNQKELENKIISQANNEKNKDNIKTSIEKVADANNTKNIVKKTDMNTKLNIKVQKYDSVYSKEKGKVVLISNVNRQNKEGHKTEKTKKKVNIKQNTSNNDSINNGSTKNNSVPKKESKQNCKKGQVIPLSKEQLSKKGLSNKLVYSSLSDNCTQNEIAKLLKGSKIKSDNIDRFINTVKRYNSIVGPLKTSTNGFKTINSKSVNYEDVEEYITNQWYKSSNDPVDINCRLTAFSLFKDNIISKGKSEDEEKYLIFDLDAINRNPLCKFKNEEFEKFVNFYVCIPAEISESISIEDVKKNAGTIKKEWKRRKIKFINNSKASMINCFLHDKYTKTLFCGHSGLLVKSDNGFVFIEKYSFLTPYQVTKFNTKEEVKKYLLNRLDVGYGENVSKPIIMENDELM from the coding sequence GTGAAACATCAAAATACTAGAATGAAGAAGACATTAACAATAGCATTTAGTGTGCTTATATGCATATCATTAATGGGATGTAAATCATCAAAAGTTAATCAAAAAGAATTAGAAAATAAAATTATTTCACAAGCAAATAATGAGAAAAATAAAGACAATATAAAAACTAGTATAGAAAAAGTAGCGGATGCTAATAATACAAAAAATATAGTTAAAAAAACTGATATGAATACGAAACTTAATATAAAAGTACAAAAATATGATTCAGTGTATTCTAAAGAAAAAGGCAAAGTAGTATTAATTAGTAATGTAAATAGACAAAATAAAGAGGGACATAAAACTGAAAAGACTAAAAAGAAAGTTAATATAAAACAAAATACTTCAAACAATGATTCGATAAATAATGGCTCAACAAAAAATAATAGTGTACCAAAGAAAGAAAGCAAACAGAATTGTAAAAAAGGACAAGTAATACCATTGTCAAAAGAACAATTATCAAAAAAAGGATTATCTAATAAGCTTGTTTATTCAAGTCTATCTGATAATTGTACACAAAATGAAATAGCTAAATTATTAAAAGGTAGTAAAATTAAATCTGATAATATAGATAGATTTATAAACACTGTAAAACGTTATAATAGTATAGTTGGACCACTTAAAACATCAACTAATGGATTTAAAACTATAAATTCAAAATCAGTAAATTATGAGGATGTTGAAGAATATATAACGAACCAATGGTACAAGTCTTCAAATGATCCTGTAGATATTAATTGTAGGTTAACAGCATTTTCATTATTTAAGGATAACATCATATCAAAAGGTAAATCTGAAGATGAAGAGAAATACTTAATATTTGATTTAGATGCTATAAATAGAAATCCTTTATGTAAATTTAAGAATGAGGAATTTGAAAAATTTGTTAATTTTTATGTGTGTATACCAGCTGAAATATCAGAATCAATATCAATAGAAGATGTAAAGAAAAATGCTGGTACAATAAAAAAGGAATGGAAAAGAAGGAAAATCAAATTTATAAATAATTCTAAAGCATCAATGATAAATTGTTTTTTACATGATAAATATACAAAAACATTATTTTGTGGTCATAGTGGATTACTTGTAAAAAGTGATAATGGATTTGTTTTTATTGAAAAATATTCTTTCTTAACACCTTATCAGGTAACTAAATTTAACACAAAGGAAGAAGTAAAGAAGTATTTATTAAATAGATTAGATGTAGGATATGGAGAGAATGTTTCAAAGCCTATTATTATGGAAAATGATGAATTAATGTAA
- a CDS encoding N-acetylmuramoyl-L-alanine amidase, protein MKIALRGGHNYFALGSKGIIDEVEEDRKVYIAVMKYLRKDGQDVLDVTPGNMDSNADLNYGVSKANNWGADLFVSIHFNKAYDRYKEALGTEAWIKEKNNKSREIAKRITRNLKELGFIDRGVKAMSST, encoded by the coding sequence ATGAAGATAGCTTTAAGAGGTGGCCATAATTATTTTGCTTTAGGTAGTAAAGGTATAATTGATGAAGTTGAAGAAGATAGAAAAGTGTATATTGCTGTTATGAAATATTTAAGAAAAGATGGACAAGATGTTCTAGATGTTACTCCAGGAAACATGGATAGTAATGCCGATTTAAATTATGGAGTATCTAAAGCAAATAATTGGGGAGCAGATTTATTTGTTTCTATACACTTTAATAAAGCCTATGATAGATATAAGGAGGCACTTGGCACAGAAGCATGGATTAAAGAAAAAAATAATAAATCAAGAGAAATAGCAAAAAGAATTACTAGAAATTTAAAGGAACTAGGTTTTATAGATAGAGGCGTTAAGGCAATGTCATCAACTTAA
- a CDS encoding IS4 family transposase has protein sequence MKTKSRFNKGIIVSNTLIGDYSFKCTNRTKEIHFTGERKMGFKETIMFMINMVNKSLQVELNNYFETILNKDNPSTKQAYSKARQNIEAKAFIQLNDKINELVYKDEFEYKLWNGYRLSAIDGSVIQLPDTKLLRKEFGYIENQKNKVARARVSCILDVLNKIVIESKIDIYKASERNMAKELILKMLKNRTESELILFDRGYPGTKFFSFLKENNVEFLMRAKVNFSKDIKNAKQPDQIINIKNGKEVLTVRVVRFLLSSGIEEVLITSLLDKKYTLEDLKELYFKRWCVEVKYDELKNRLEIENFTGRTKKAIEQDFYASIYLSNMIELARQESDKIIKEKNKGKNLKHEYKTNLNILIGSLKDKLIIMMLEKDRGKRTKMFKNIMKQASQNTIPIRLGRQYPRKDSVSRCKYKANCKRSL, from the coding sequence ATGAAAACTAAAAGCAGGTTTAATAAAGGAATTATAGTGAGTAATACTTTAATAGGGGATTATTCATTTAAATGTACCAATAGAACTAAAGAAATACACTTTACGGGTGAGAGAAAAATGGGATTTAAGGAAACAATAATGTTTATGATAAATATGGTTAATAAATCTCTACAAGTAGAGCTAAATAATTACTTTGAAACGATTTTAAATAAAGATAATCCTAGTACAAAGCAAGCTTACTCAAAAGCTAGACAAAATATTGAAGCAAAAGCATTTATTCAGTTGAATGATAAGATAAATGAACTTGTATATAAGGATGAATTTGAATATAAATTATGGAATGGATACAGATTAAGTGCAATTGATGGAAGTGTAATACAACTGCCAGATACTAAATTATTAAGAAAAGAATTTGGTTATATAGAAAATCAGAAAAATAAAGTTGCAAGAGCAAGAGTTTCTTGTATATTAGATGTATTAAATAAAATAGTTATTGAAAGTAAAATAGACATATATAAAGCATCAGAAAGAAATATGGCAAAAGAGTTAATATTGAAGATGCTTAAAAATAGAACAGAATCAGAATTAATTCTTTTTGACAGAGGTTATCCAGGAACAAAGTTTTTTTCATTCTTGAAAGAAAATAATGTTGAATTTCTTATGAGGGCAAAAGTTAATTTTTCAAAAGATATAAAAAATGCAAAACAACCAGATCAAATTATCAATATAAAAAATGGTAAAGAAGTACTAACTGTAAGAGTTGTAAGGTTTTTGCTTTCATCTGGTATTGAAGAAGTCTTAATAACAAGTTTACTTGATAAAAAATATACACTTGAGGATTTAAAAGAATTATATTTTAAGAGATGGTGTGTTGAAGTAAAGTATGATGAGTTAAAAAATAGATTAGAGATTGAAAACTTTACGGGAAGAACAAAAAAAGCAATAGAACAAGATTTCTATGCATCTATTTACTTATCAAATATGATTGAATTAGCTAGACAAGAAAGTGATAAAATTATTAAAGAAAAAAATAAAGGGAAAAATCTAAAGCATGAGTATAAAACTAATTTAAATATTTTGATTGGAAGTCTGAAAGATAAATTAATAATAATGATGCTTGAAAAAGACAGGGGAAAAAGGACGAAGATGTTCAAAAATATAATGAAACAGGCCTCTCAAAATACTATTCCTATAAGACTTGGAAGACAATATCCAAGGAAAGATAGTGTTTCGAGGTGCAAATATAAAGCTAATTGTAAACGCTCATTATAA
- a CDS encoding SH3 domain-containing protein, whose product MTLGVKDGLTRGLYEIRRTNMPAIIVEVCFVESEKDVEVYRRVGADKIGKAIAEGIVSHKIYGDISDDTSIRDRYGIVTASVLNVRLGPGTDYRVIGQLNKGTKVKIYKDKGNGWYDIYFGDHGGYVYKKYIKLL is encoded by the coding sequence ATGACATTGGGCGTTAAGGATGGACTTACAAGAGGATTATACGAAATAAGACGTACTAATATGCCAGCTATAATTGTTGAAGTATGCTTTGTTGAATCGGAAAAAGATGTTGAAGTATATAGGAGAGTTGGAGCAGATAAAATCGGAAAAGCAATCGCAGAAGGTATAGTAAGTCATAAGATATATGGAGATATTTCTGATGATACTTCAATTAGAGATAGATATGGAATAGTTACTGCAAGTGTTCTTAATGTAAGATTAGGTCCTGGAACAGACTATAGAGTTATAGGACAGTTGAATAAAGGAACAAAGGTTAAGATTTATAAAGATAAAGGAAATGGATGGTATGATATTTATTTTGGAGATCACGGAGGATATGTCTATAAGAAATATATAAAATTATTATGA
- a CDS encoding histidinol-phosphatase HisJ family protein gives MIYDLHTHSDNSFDSKTPIMDLCKSAINSGITDIAFTEHFSIDNHKKTYGYMNFEKYFKDIKKAKDIYSNDLNIYTGLELCEPHENPDKFRCELKDLDIDIILGSVHNINNIGHRALCEQLIKRETYDLYFNEVFKLVSLGDFDIAAHLDLMNRYAYNSLGNYDFNDFKDILQVILTKLISRGIGIEINTSGLRNSLKNIHPKIEILKLYKSLGGEIITIGSDAHKACDVGYNCKSSLALLKTLNYKYIFTFENRKPIAHNID, from the coding sequence ATGATATATGATTTACATACTCACTCAGATAATTCTTTTGATTCAAAAACTCCTATTATGGATTTATGTAAAAGCGCTATAAATAGTGGCATTACTGATATTGCATTTACAGAACATTTTTCTATTGATAATCATAAAAAAACTTATGGTTACATGAACTTTGAAAAATACTTTAAAGACATAAAAAAAGCTAAAGACATATATTCAAATGATTTAAATATATATACAGGACTTGAACTATGTGAACCGCATGAGAATCCTGACAAATTTAGATGTGAACTTAAAGATTTAGATATAGATATAATTTTAGGGTCAGTCCATAATATAAATAATATTGGACATAGGGCTTTATGTGAACAACTAATTAAAAGAGAAACTTATGATTTATACTTTAATGAAGTATTTAAATTAGTTTCTTTGGGCGACTTTGATATTGCAGCTCATCTAGATTTAATGAATAGATATGCGTATAATTCTCTTGGAAATTATGATTTTAATGATTTTAAAGATATCTTACAAGTAATTTTAACTAAACTTATTTCCCGTGGAATAGGTATTGAAATAAATACATCAGGGCTTCGAAATTCTCTAAAAAATATTCATCCTAAAATAGAAATTTTAAAATTATATAAATCTTTAGGTGGAGAAATTATCACTATAGGCTCTGATGCTCATAAAGCTTGTGATGTAGGATACAATTGCAAATCATCCCTAGCTCTTCTAAAAACCTTAAACTATAAATATATTTTTACATTTGAAAATAGAAAACCTATAGCACACAACATAGATTAA